One Drechmeria coniospora strain ARSEF 6962 chromosome 01, whole genome shotgun sequence genomic region harbors:
- a CDS encoding betaine aldehyde dehydrogenase 2 has translation MCDTSDEVCWWAASAWAPRTERGRGRRLKATLCVQRRAEGACRRPLDLNPKLIRPRQGPFSHPPPSAVFIMSVEVITTISPTTNEAILTRNGISEADLEALPRIATEAFQKFRKTTLGERQEIVKKFLKGLLEHEGELAEELTEQMGRPIAYTGKEVATAVKRGEYLLKISDEALKDTDGEPEKGFKRFIRKVPVGPVLVIFAWNYPYLILVNSLIPAILAGNTVILKPSPQTPTIVERVAGIFSDAGLPEGVLQYFHCGSPTVMETMVRDPRIALVCFTGSVAGGLAVQKAAADRIVNVGLELGGKDPAYIRGDVDIDWVAEEIVDGAVFNSGQSCCSLERVYVDEKIHDAFVEAVQKVLKGYRLGDPSDKSTHLGPVISTRSKQMIERHIKDALDKGAKDATPDNESFANPPAKGNFVKPTLLTGVDHSMAVMTEETFGPVIPVMKVKTDAEAVKLMNDSEFGLTASIWTKDTARGFELTDEVEAGTVFVNRCDYPSPDLAWTGYKNSGKGQTLGRFGFEQFVKSKSFHVKDYPK, from the exons ATGTGCGACACCTCGGACGAAGTTTGCTGGTGGGCGGCATCTGCttgggcgccgaggacggagcgCGGTCGCGGCAGGCGGCTAAAGGCGACGCTGTGCGTCCAGCGCAGAGCCGAAGGAGCCTGCCGGA GACCGCTTGATCTGAATCCGAAGCTCATCCGCCCCAGGCAAGGCCCTTTTTCTCATCCACCGCCGTCCGCCGTCTTCATCATGTCTGTCGAAGTCATCACGACCATATCGCCCACCACCAACGAGGCCATCCTCACCCGCAATGGCATCTCCGAGGCCGACCTGGAGGCCCTCCCCCGCATCGCCACCGAGGCCTTTCAAAAGTTCCGGAAGACGACTCTCGGGGAGCGGCAGGAAATCGTCAAAAAATTCCTCAAGGGCCTCCTGGAgcacgagggcgagctcgccgaggaacTGACGGAACAGATGGGCCGCCCAATCGCCTACACGGGCAAGgaggtggcgacggccgtcaagcGTGGCGAGTATCTTCTCAAGATCAGCGACGAAGCTCTCAAGGACACGGACGGCGAACCGGAGAAGGGATTCAAGCGCTTCATCCGCAAGGTGCCCGTAGgacccgtcctcgtcatctttGCGTGGAAT TACCCCtacctcatcctcgtcaacTCTCTCATccccgccatcctcgccggcaaCACCGTCATCCTCAAGCCCTCTCCGCAGACTCCCACCATCGTGGAGCGAGTCGCCGGCATCTTCTCGGATGCCGGCCTTCCCGAGGGCGTGCTGCAGTACTTTCACTGCGGCTCGCCGACCGTCATGGAGACGATGGTGCGGGATCCCAGGATCGCCCTCGTCTGCTTCACgggctccgtcgccggcggacTGGCGGTccagaaggcggcggccgaccgcatcgtcaacgtcggcctcgagctcggcggcaaggacccGGCCTACATCCGGGGCGACGTGGACATTGACTGGGTCGCCGAGGagatcgtcgacggcgccgtcttcAACTCGGGCCAGAGCTGCTGCTCGCTCGAGAGGGTCTACGTGGACGAGAAAATCCACGACGCCTTCGTCGAGGCGGTGCAAAAGGTGCTCAAGGGCTACAGGCTGGGCGATCCCTCCGACAAGAGCACGCACCTCGGGCCCGTCATCTCGACGCGTTCGAAGCAGATGATCGAGCGGCACATCAAGGACGCCTTGGACAAGGGCGCCAAGGACGCGACGCCGGACAACGAGAGCTTCGCGAACCCCCCTGCCAAGGGCAACTTTGTGAAGCCGACGCTGCTGACGGGCGTCGATCActccatggccgtcatgaCGGAGGAGACGTTTGGTCCCGTCATTCCCGTCATGAAGGTCAagaccgacgccgaggcggtcAAGCTCATGAACGACAGCGAGTTTGGCCTGACGGCGAGCATCTGGACCAAGGACACGGCGAGGGGGTTCGAGCTCACCGACGAGGTGGAAGCGGGTACCGTCTTCGTCAACAGATGCGACTACCCAAGCCCG GATCTCGCCTGGACCGGCTACAAGAACTCGGGCAAGGGACAGACCCTGGGCCGATTCGGCTTCGAGCAGTTTGTCAAGTCCAAGAGCTTCCACGTCAAGGATTACCCGAAATAA
- a CDS encoding U3 snoRNP-associated protein Esf2 gives MAPPKRNEFLDASDSEDDQADGYNSDNEIAKGGRTAKRRRVDSDQDEDDAASDAGRDATDSDGEVGGADGSQDGGSEETKVDAAASKADKSKTKPPKLEAELPSMNKPAGKKNLVATDKAIKKSGVVFLSRVPPFMKPNKVRSLLQPYGTINRIFLAPQDPTAHARRVRAGGNKKKLYTEGWVEFVRKKDAKAVCELLNARVIGGKKGSYYHDDLWNLLYLKGFKWHHLTDQIASENAERTSRMRAEISKATRENKDFVRNVERAKMLDGMQAKSKKRKAADGEEKPNEERPRTFQQVPQVQKASGLEDQSDRVTRALSKIF, from the coding sequence ATGGCACCGCCAAAGCGAAACGAGTTCCTCGATGCGTCGGATAGTGAGGACGACCAGGCCGACGGATACAACTCCGACAACGAGATTGCCAAGGGCGGCCGCACCGCGAAGCGACGGAGAGTGGACAGTGaccaggacgaggacgacgcagCCAGCGACGCGGGCCGTGACGCCACCGATTCCGACGGAGAAGTCggaggcgccgacggcagtcAGGATGGCGGGAGCGAGGAGACGAAAGTGGATGCGGCCGCGTCCAAAGCAGACAAGTCGaagacgaagccgccgaagctcgaggccgagctgccGAGCATGAACAAGCCTGCCGGAAAGAAGAACCTGGTGGCGACTGACAAGGCGATAAAAAAATccggcgtcgtcttcctctccCGCGTCCCCCCTTTCATGAAGCCCAACAAGGTGCGGTCTCTTCTCCAGCCGTACGGGACCATCAACCGCATATTCCTCGCACCCCAAGACCCAACCGCGCATGCACGCCGCgtccgcgccggcggcaacaaGAAGAAGCTCTACACCGAGGGATGGGTCGAGTTTGTGAGAAAAAAGGACGCCAAGGCCGTCTGCGAGCTGCTCAACGCCcgcgtcatcggcggcaagAAGGGCAGCTACTACCACGACGACCTCTGGAATTTGCTCTACCTCAAGGGCTTCAAGTGGCACCACCTGACGGACCAGATCGCGTCGGAGAATGCCGAGAGGACGAGTCGGATGAGGGCCGAGATAAgcaaggcgacgagggagaacAAGGACTTTGTGCGAAACGTGGAGCGCGCCAAGATGCTCGACGGCATGCAGGCCAAATCGAAGAAGAGAAAGGCTGCCGATGGGGAGGAGAAGCCGAACGAGGAGAGGCCGCGGACATTTCAGCAGGTGCCGCAGGTCCAGAAGGCGTCCGGCCTGGAGGACCAGTCGGACCGCGTCACGAGGGCTCTCAGCAAGATTTTCTAG
- a CDS encoding nonsense-mediated mRNA decay protein 3, whose amino-acid sequence MSMDLDDAPMAIEASSQPTRATILCCNCGAAIDGTTATGALCFACVKSTVDISKGIQREATLNFCRDCDRWLMPPTSWVVATPESREMLALCLKKLRGLNKARIVDASFIWTEPHSRRIKVKLTVQDEVQEGMLLQQTFEVVYVVATQQCPECAKSYTANVWRACVQVRQKVLHKRTFLFLEQLIMKHNAHRDTLNIKEAKDGIDFFFSQRNQAEKFIDFLNSVVPVKVKASQELISQDVHTSKKQFKFSYSAELVPICRDDIVAMPIRLAKQSGNISPLVLCHRIGTSVSLMDPQTLQTADISAPIYWRAPFTSLADARELVEFVVMDIEQTPTRRGKWVLSEATVARASDLGTNDRTYFTRTHLGHYLQPGDSAMGYLLTGTMFNNPEFEAIEESHTYSSTIPDVVLVKKHYPRKRKNRHRNWKLKRMGKDEGELLPKKADQDRMDQEYEMFLRDVEEDDELRAAMALYKSEKKAREEEEMSIAETEDDEQDGAPQVNMDELLDDFDELTMQDQ is encoded by the exons ATGTCCATGGATCTTGATGATGCGCCCATGGCCATCGAGGCTTCGTCGCAACCGACGCGCGCAAC CATTCTCTGCTGCAACtgcggcgccgccatcgatggaacgacggcgacgggtgcCCTCTGCTTCGCCTGCGTCAAGTCGACGGTCGACATCTCAAAAGGCATCCAGCGTGAGGCGACGCTCAACTTCTGCCGCGACTGCGACCGATGGCTCATGCCGCCGACCAGCTGGGTCGTCGCCACGCCCGAGTCTCGCGAGATGCTGGCGCTGTGCCTCAAGAAGCTGAGGGGCCTCAACAAGgcccgcatcgtcgacgcgaGCTTCATCTGGACCGAGCCCCACTCTCGCCGGATAAAGGTCAAGCTCACGGTCCAGGACGAGGTCCAGGAGGGCATGCTGCTCCAGCAGACCTTCGAGGTCGTctacgtcgtcgccacccaGCAGTGCCCCGAGTGCGCCAAGTCGTACACGGCCAACGTTTGGAGGGCCTGCGTCCAGGTCCGGCAAAAGGTGCTGCACAAGCGCACCTTTCTCTTCCTCGAACAGCTCATCATGAAGCACAACGCCCACCGGGACACGCTCAACatcaaggaggccaaggacggcatcgacttCTTCTTTTCGCAAAGGAACCAGGCCGAAAAGTTCATCGACTTCCTCAACTCGGTCGTGCCCGTCAAGGTCAAGGCATCCCAGGAGCTCATCTCGCAAGACGTCCACACGTCCAAGAAGCAGTTCAAATTCTCCTActcggccgagctggtgCCCATATGCAGGGACgacatcgtcgccatgccgATACGGCTCGCCAAGCAGTCGGGAAACATCTCCCCGCTCGTCCTGTGCCACAGGATCGGCACGTCCGTGTCCCTCATGGACCCCCAGACGCTCCAGACGGCCGACATCAGCGCGCCCATCTACTGGCGCGCCCCCTTCacctccctcgccgacgcccgcgaACTCGTCGAGTTTGTCGTCATGGACATTGAgcagacgccgacgaggagaggaaaATGGGTCCTGTCCGAGGCGACGGTCGCGCGCGCCTCCGACCTCGGCACCAACGACAGGACCTACTTCACCCGCACCCACCTCGGCCACTACCTGCAGCCCGGTGATTCGGCCATGGGCTACCTGCTGACGGGCACCATGTTCAACAACCCCGAGTTCGAGGCCATCGAAGAGTCGCACACGTACTCTTCGACCATCCcggacgtcgtcctcgtcaagAAGCACTACCCTCGCAAGAGGAAGAACCGCCACCGCAACTGGAAGCTGAAGCGCAtgggcaaggacgagggtgAGCTGCTGCCGAAGAAGGCGGACCAGGATCGCATGGATCAGGAGTATGAGATGTTCCTGCGggacgtcgaggaagacgacgagcttCGTGCCGCCATGGCGCTGTATAAGAGCGAGAAGAAGGCccgggaggaggaggagatgagCATAGCGGAGACGGAGGATGACGAGCAAGACGGCGCTCCGCAGGTGAACATGGACGAGTTGCTGGATGACTTTGACGAACTCACGATGCAGGACCAATAA
- a CDS encoding aspartate aminotransferase, producing MPPASSLPSSSSLQRLNNIASHISPAMPFTTNFTADLVPQAPEDPLFGLAREYRADTSPQKVDLGIGAYRTNDAKPWVLPVVKKADEVLRNNPELNHEYAPIAGLPEFTSKAAELILGADSPALREKRAASMQTISGTGAVHLGALFLAKFYKGNRTVYLSNPTWANHKQIFGNVGLQVAEYPYFSKETKGLDFEGMKASIQAAPEGSIILLHACAHNPTGVDPSMDQWKEIATIMAQKKHFPFFDCAYQGFASGNLARDAAAIHHFIEKGFELLVCQSFAKNFGLYGERAGCFHFVTSPGSDASATITRIASQLAILQRSEISNPPLYGARIVSTVLGDAKLRAEWEGNLEEMSGRIMSMRKALRSKLEALGTPGTWNHVTDQIGMFSFTGLTEAQVLRLREEHHIYMTKNGRISMAGLNTNNIDHVANSIRKVVAETQ from the exons ATGCCTCCAGCTTCCTCGTTAccttcgtcctcctccctTCAGCGGCTCAATAACATCGCAAGTCACATCTCGCCCGCCATGCCCTTCACCACCAACTTCACCGCGGACCTTGTTCCCCAGGCGCCCGAGGATCCTCTCTTCGGTCTCGCCAGAGAATACAGGGCGGACACGAGCCCGCAAAAGGTCGACTTG GGAATCGGTGCTTACCGTACTAATGATGCGAAGCCTTGGGTCCTGCCCGTGGTCAAGAAG GCTGATGAGGTTCTGCGAAACAATCCCGAGTTGAACCACGAATATGCGCCCATCGCCGGCCTTCCTGAATTCACCTCCAAAGCGGCCGAGCTgatcctcggcgccgactccCCAGCGCTCCGGGAGAagcgggcggcgtcgatgcaAACCATCTCCGGCACCGGTGCCGTCCATCTCGGtgccctcttcctcgccaagTTCTACAAGGGCAACCGAACGGTCTACCTGTCCAACCCGACGTGGGCAAACCACAAGCAAATCTTCGGCAACGTCGGCTTGCAGGTTGCCGAGTACCCGTACTTCTCCAAGGAGACCAAGGGACTCGACTTTGAGGGTATGAAGGCATCCATCCAGGCGGCACCCGAAGGTTCCATCATCCTGCTTCATGCCTGCGCCCACAACCCGACGGGCGTCGACCCCAGCATGGACCAGTGGAAGGAGATTGCCACCATCATGGCCCAGAAGAAGCACTTCCCCTTCTTCGACTGCGCCTACCAGGGCTTTGCCTCGGGCAACCTCGctcgcgacgccgccgccatccacCACTTCATCGAGAAAGGAttcgagctcctcgtctgCCAGAGTTTCGCCAAGAACTTTGGCCTGTACGGTGAACGGGCCGGATGCTTCCACTTTGTGACGAGCCCTGGATCCGATGCCTCTGCGACGATTACGAGGATCGCCTCTCAGCTCGCCATTCTCCAGCGATCGGAAATTTCCAACCCTCCCCTGTACGGCGCCAGAATCGTCAGCACCGTCCTGGGCGACGCCAAGCTGCGCGCCGAATGGGAGGGGAACCTGGAGGAGATGTCTGGCCGCATCATGAGCATGCGCAAAGCCCTGCGCTCGAAGCTCGAGGCGCTCGGCACACCCGGCACCTGGAACCACGTCACGGACCAAATCGGCATGTTCAGCTTCACCGGGCTGACGGAGGCACAGGTTCTCCGCTTGCGTGAGGAGCACCACATCTACATGACCAAGAACGGCCGCATCAGCATGGCTGGTCTGAATACCAACAACATTGATCATGTGGCCAACTCGATTAGAAAGGTGGTGGCGGAGACGCAGTGA
- a CDS encoding syntaxin: protein MAHTRPAILSSVNITSEFNDLLSKHGAPTTRGRVVLDVDALDGFLKEAYRINSHIASLHEELRDVRQAYLSTAQPRKVHAGHAAGQPRVLTDREREDVDANAKQMLRELNASIRALDDAEQLRRETESAIIRKKYASGLSALSSWASGSDAMNKTADHAAAESGAQQTEIHRDGLLWFLRKRLELCCRTQQDMMEARLSRELERSRSFRPPPSADFAEFVPMSSKAQPAARSSGAGGFNEAASAYQDLTEEQVQMFEEGNQDMMKHYESTLDKVRTAEKSLVEISELQSLLVNNLATQAAHIEQLVTDSMSTTENVGGGNKELKKAAKRPSAARYTFFAASGLCAFLVIWDLII from the exons ATGGCCCATACACGACCCGCCATCCTGTCGTCGGTCAACATTACATCAGAGTTCAATGACCTCTTGAGCAAACACGGTGCGCCCACTACCCGGGGGAGGGttgtcctcgacgtcgacgccctcgatgGTTTCCTCAAGGAAGCATACCGCATC AATTCCCACATCGCGAGCCTGCACGAGGAGCTCAGAGATGTGCGGCAAGCGTACCTGTCCACGGCGCAACCCCGAAAGGTTCACGCTGGACATGCAGCCGGCCAACCGCGAGTTCTGACGGACCGCGAACGCGAAGATGTCGACGCCAACGCGAAGCAGATGCTTCGCGAGCTCAACGCGAGCATACGagctctcgacgacgccgagcagctgCGACGGGAGACGGAATCGGCCATCATCCGGAAAAAATACGCGAGCGGCTTGAGCGCCCTCAGCTCGTGGGCTTCCGGCAGCGACGCGATGAACAAGACGGCGGATCATGCGGCAGCCGAGTCGGGGGCCCAGCAAACTGAGATCCACCGAGACGGCTTGCTCTGGTTCTTGCGGAAGCGGCTGGAGCTCTGCTGTCGAACGCAGCAAGACATGATGGAAGCCAGGCTGTCGCGTGAACTGGAAAGGTCCCGCTCGTTTCGAcccccgccgtcggcagaCTTTGCCGAATTTGTCCCCATGTCAAGCAAGGCACagccggcggcaaggtcgtcggGCGCCGGCGGGTTCAACGAGGCGGCATCCGCGTACCAGGACCTGACCGAGGAGCAGGTCCAGATGTTCGAGGAGGGAAACCAAGATATGATGAAGCACTACGAAAGCACGCTGGACAAAGTCAG GACGGCGGAAAAGTCCCTCGTCGAGATATCCGAGCTGCAATCACTTCTCGTCAACAACCTTGCCACGCAGGCGGCACACATCGAGCAGCTGGTCACGGAttcgatgtcgacgacggaaaaTGTCGGAGGCGGCAACAAGGAGCTGAAGAAGGCGGCGAAACGGCCGAGCGCGGCGAGGTACACTTTCTTCGCCGCCAGCGGGCTGTGCGCCTTTCTGGTGATTTGGGACTTGATTATCTGA
- a CDS encoding ER membrane DUF1077 domain protein — MASPSTRVPVWVAQLESPAPARSKVPGIPDPVGFSGALVPGKKKDGKPQARKAPTADEMETLKLKKAWEVALAPVKSLPMTAIMMYMSGNSLQIFSIMMVFMAFKNPLVGLMNTNQAFERFETVGDSSKLLQTKLVYVAMQLVALAVGVWKINAMGLLPYNDAVGLVDVGIPEGVDRSGLHGSMKLIISSFREFEKSLTKRCLSTSILPNALATPVPLCN, encoded by the exons ATGGCATCCCCCAGCACGCGCGTCCCTGTATGGGTCGCACAGCTAGAAtccccggccccggcccgCAGCAAGGTCCCTGGCATCCCCGATCCCGTCGGCTTCTCTGGTGCCCTCGTCCCCGGCAAG AAGAAGGACGGCAAGCCGCAGGCCCGAAAAGCCCCGACAGCCGATGAGATGGAGACGCTCAAGCTGAAGAAGGCGTGGGAGGTGGCACTCGCTCCCGTCAAGTCCCtgccgatgacggccatCATGATGTACATGTCGGGCAACTCGCTTCAAATCTTCAGCATCATGATGGTTTTCATGGCCTTCAAGAACCCATTGGTGGGTTTGATGAACACCAACCAAGCATTCGAGAGATTCGAGACGGTCGGCGACTCGTCCAAGCTCCTCCAAACAAAGCTCGTCTACGTCGCCATGCAACTCGTCGCCCTGGCTGTCGGCGTCTGGAAAATCAACGCCATGGGTCTTTTACCGTAC AACGACGCGGTCGGATTGGTTGATGTGGGAATCCCAGAGGGAGTCGATAGATCAGGCCTTCACGGCTCTATGAAGCTAATCATATCCTCGTTCCGCGAGTTCGAGAAGTCGCTCACAAAAAGGTGCCTCTCTACCTCCATTCTGCCCAACGCCCTCGCCACACCTGTGCCGTTGTGTAATTGA
- a CDS encoding AP-2 complex subunit beta: MMSVFPVYTPALAFDKLRTRQGKVAELRIELNSGGKKDKNHAMKKVALKRIVANMTMSNNDMVALFPDIIACMHLPSLEIKKMCFLYLVNYARARPDIAAQAIPILERDMDDANPLMRALALRTMSYIHVKEFVQATVPIVKHMLKDGDPYVRKTAAFCVAKLYDHDRQMVERSDLIDRLNSLLRDDNPTVVASALAALMDIWERSDTIKLTIDYNNASKMVAILPDCSEWGQTYILEALMSYVPQETSEAALLAERISPRLSHSNSSVVLTCIRVILYLMNYIADEKQISALCKKLSPPLVTLLAKGPEVQYLALRNALLILQRRPEVLKNDIRVFFCKYNDPIYVKVTKLELIFMLANETNIEEVLTELREYATEIDVHFVRKAVRAIGKLAIKIEPAARRCIDLLLELVSTKVTYIVQEATVVIRNIFRKYPNQYESIIGTLCEHLDSLDEPEAKAAMVWVIGQYADRIENSDVLLEDFLYTFAEEPVEVQLALLTATVKLFIQRPTKGQDLVPKVLKWATEETDNPDLRDRAYMYWRLLSTDMPAAKEIVMGEKPPITAEAERLEAPTLEEMCLNVGTLATVYLKPVQTVFRSARPRKLQHSPALQEPNTLADRDNQKSISMFGLGGQPTDMDLRSHDANRSSDGGNLSQAVSDADAYFSTVGTQQTAAMQIDQGDGAFGGGGGNGTGYVVSAHAPQPVLPPAQGGGSNGDLVAL, encoded by the exons ATGATGAGCGTGTTTCCCGTCTACACGCCGGCGCTGGCGTTCGACAAGCTAAGAACTCGCCAGGGCAAAGTGGCCGAGCTACGGATCGAGCTGAACAGCGGCGGAAAGAAGGACAAGAACCATGCGATGAAAAAGGTGGCCCTCAAGAGGATCGTCGCCAACATGACGATGAGCAACAACGACATGGTTGCCCTCTTCCCCGACATCATCGCCTGCATGCACCTCCCGAGCCTCGAGATCAAGAAGAT GTGCTTCCTCTACCTCGTCAACTATGCGCGCGCCCGACCCGACATCGCCGCCCAGGCAATTCCCATACTCGAACGC gacatggacgacgccAACCCCCTGATGCGTGCGTTGGCCCTGCGGACCATGTCGTACATTCACGTCAAGGAATTCGTCCAGGCCACGGTGCCCATAGTGAAGCACATGCTGAAAGATGGCGATCCGTACGTGCGCAAAACGGCCGCTTTCTGCGTCGCCAAGCTGTACGATCACGACCGGCAGATGGTCGAGCGATCCGACTTGATCGACCGCCTCAACTCCTTGCTCCGCGACGACAAccccaccgtcgtcgccagcgccctcgccgccttgatGGACATCTGGGAGCGCAGCGACACCATCAAGCTCACCATCGACTACAACAACGCCTCCAAGATGGTGGCCATCCTCCCCGACTGCTCCGA ATGGGGCCAGACGTACATCCTCGAGGCCTTGATGTCCTACGTGCCGCAGGAAACCAGCGAGGCCGCGCTGCTGGCGGAGCGAATTTCCCCTCGACTATCTCACTCGAACTCTTCGGTCGTCCTGACTTGCATCCGGGTTATCCTGTACCTCATGAACTACATAGCCGACGAGAAGCAGATCTCGGCTCTGTGCAAGAAGCTCTCGCCCCCATTGGtcaccctcctcgccaaGGGTCCGGAGGTGCAATACCTCGCGCTGAGGAACGCGTTGCTCATCCTGCAACGACGGCCCGAGGTGCTCAAGAACGACATTCGCGTCTTcttctgcaagtacaacgaTCCCATCTACGTCAAGGTCACCAAGCTGGAGCTCATTTTCATGCTCGCCAACGAGACGAACATCGAGGAGGTCTTGACGGAGCTGAGGGAGTACGCGACCGAGATTGACGTGCATTTCGTCCGCAAAGCGGTCCGCGCCATCGGCAAGCTGGCCATTAAGatcgagccggcggcgcggcggtgCATCGACCTGCTGCTGGAGCTCGTCTCGACCAAGGTGACGTACATCGTGCAGGAGGCCACGGTCGTGATCCGCAACATCTTCCGAAAGTACCCCAACCAGTACGAATCCATCATCGGCACGCTGTGCGAGCATTTGGATTCCCTGGACGAGCCCgaagccaaggcggccatggtCTGGGTCATCGGCCAGTACGCGGATCGCATCGAGAACAGCGACGTGCTGCTCGAGGACTTCCTCTACACCTTTGCCGAGGAGCCGGTCGAGGTCCAGCTGGCACTcctgacggcgacggtcaaGCTGTTCATCCAACGGCCGACCAAAGGTCAAGACCTGGTGCCCAAGGTGCTGAAGTgggcgacggaggagacggacaACCCCGACCTGCGCGACCGggcctacatgtactggcgGCTGCTGTCGACGGACATGCCTGCGGCGAAGGAGATTGTCATGGGCGAGAAGCCGCCGATCACGGCGGAAGCGGAACGACTCGAGGCTCCGACGTTGGAGGAGATGTGCCTCAACGTCGGAACGCTTGCGACGGTCTACCTGAAGCCGGTCCAGACCGTCTTTCGATCGGCGAGACCGCGGAAGCTGCAGCACTCGCCGGCCCTGCAGGAGCCGAACACGCTGGCGGACAGGGACAACCAGAAGAGCATCAGCATGTTCGGCCTGGGCGGCCAGCCGACCGACATGGACTTGCGGAGCCACGACGCCAACCGGTCGAGCGACGGAGGCAACCTTTCGCAGGCGGTgagcgacgccgacgcctacTTTTCGACCGTCGGCACGCagcagacggcggcgatgcagaTCGATCAGGGCGATGGCGcgttcggcggcggcggaggcaacGGCACGGGCTACGTCGTGAGCGCTCATGCACCGCAGCCTGTCCTTCCGCCGGCCCAGGGTGGAGGCAGCAACGGCGATCTGGTGGCGTTGTGA
- a CDS encoding proteasome maturation factor, translating to MRIVPSHDNPSSFSHNSSAPSAPGIHDTLRHGVGPSPHDAAANKPASAHPLEARLKNWEATQEAVRMETLRRTFGIAEPVRRGMELKIVRDGEWRPMALGGRLPSVHEDILRGREDTITWEDVFTGDEMRGVVGVHDEMEKKLKI from the coding sequence ATGCGGATCGTCCCCTCGCACGATAACCCGTCCTCCTTCTCGCACAACTCGTCGGCCCCCTCTGCCCCGGGCATCCACGACACTCTCcgccacggcgtcggccccTCGCCTCATGACGCGGCCGCCAACAagcccgcctcggcccacCCCCTCGAGGCCCGACTCAAGAACTGGGAGGCCACGCAGGAGGCGGTCCGAATGGAGACCCTTCGACGGACCTTTGGCATCGCCGAGCCGGTCCGCCGCGGAATGGAACTGAAGATTgtccgcgacggcgagtgGCGGCCcatggccctcggcggccgtctGCCCAGCGTCCACGAGGACATCCTGAGGGGAAGGGAGGATACAATCACGTGGGAGGATGTCTTTACCGGTGACGAGATGAGGGGTGTCGTTGGCGTCCACGATGAGATGGAGAAGAAGCTCAAGATATGA